AAAAACATCTAAAAGACCAAAACAGCCTCAATATCATCTTTGTATCTTTTATTTACTTCAAAAACAAGGTTAAAATTGTGGACTTCTATTAATATACACAGTATATACAAGTGCAATGAACTAAATATTCACTGAAAAACATATACACTAAATAATCCAGTGATAATTAATCCCCGTAACACAATCCCTACATTGTTATCCCTGCATGACTTTGTTTTTGCAAACCAAATGATCATTCTCCCAAGTGTCTTACCTGTTTAGATTAGTGGGATGCATGGGAGACTGCCAATGCCAAACGTTACACTCGCCTCGCTTGCTCATACAGTAAAGAACGTCCACAAGGAGAATAAAAGATAGAGGGGATCCATCATACAgaagtccttttttttttaatttgccATGAAGTTAGGATTTGGATCGAGGAATGTCCTCATTAAACTTTGCTTAACTCAGCAAAGGACAATCTGATGCCACAATGAAAGAGAAGCAGCACATTGTGATAGGTGCAGAATGAAATGGTGATATCAACAATCAATTTGCTTTAAGGTGAAGAATTACCATGTTCTTGATGCCCTCTTGGTTTATGAGTAGTGTGTTCTGCTTCCCTTCGGCAGATAACCAAATAATCAACATAACTCCTGCTATAGACTATGAACTCGTAGGATCCTCAATGTAGTCCACCCTCACAAATTGCTAAACTAAAGCAACAACAAAGCCCATTTTCCACTTCTTACTTCCATTACTCATGTACTTAACTTGTCATTTGAACACTCTAGACGTAGAGTAAGAGGAATCTGTACATAATGGTACAACAAGCCAATTCTGATCTACTAGCAAGAATAAGATACCCATAGACAAAGAAATGTGCTACCATCTTTCATCTCCAAACCAATTGTTCTTCTCCTTTGGCCCAGTAGGACCTTCCTCCTTAAACAGTTCCATTGGCAGCTTATCAAAAATACTCTGTACTGAATTTCGAACCATCATTGGCAAGCGATTAACAATTTTCTCAAGCTCCTTTCTTGAGTCATAAATAATGGTTGGACCCCACTCTCTCATATATTGTAACCAACATGGCTCACTCACAGCTTCATGTCTGAGATACTCTGCTGCCATAATTTCATACTGGGTACTTGAATCTATGTAGAGATCACTACGGGCAACATCATTTCTAATTCCAATCCCTAGCTTTGAGGACCCTTGAATGTAAGTTCCAGGATGAGGAAAGCTAGCATGACCACTTTTTGATGAATAAACAATAGCTTTATTTCCTGCAATGAACTCCAAATCATAAGCATCCACCCATTCACCACCACTGTGCTGAGAAAAATAGATACTCCACAACTCTCCTGTGAAATTGCTCACTCGGAGAGTGAAATGCTCCCAATCACCTACATGCTGACCAACTTTGCTAAGAGGAACATTCACTACTCCTACCTTTAGCGTAGCTGGCCCATTGAAGGGGCAAAAAATCCACATTGCAAGATCTGTGAAAGTACCACCTAACGCTGGCTTAACATGAACATAAACTTTTGCACTCTGTAAATTTCCAAACATGACAATATCCCTCCGAACATCGCTCGGCAAATCAATCCAACATTGGCCATCGTTTGTCCCACCACAAGGTAAATTGGAACCGCCATGCTCAATAGGCTTAGCAACTGAATCGCCTCTCGTATAGAGCATTGCCCCATTGTCAATGAACCATTGTACAGAAGATGGAAGATAGGACTCGTCGGGATGGAAAAACAAAGTAGGACCATAGTGCCTAATGCTTGCATGAATCTGATCAAGGTTTGGCATTGCTTGTAGACTCGTATCGAAGTTCTTTAGGCATGCGATGTTTAGCTCTTGCCCTGTGCTCCAATAACTACTGCAGAAAAAGGTACCAACTGAAATACCTTTGCCATGCATTCCTCTATGCCGTGGTCTTACGCTCCAAATTGCCAGTACTTCTGAAAGCACAGAGCTGGTTTTGAGTATCAAGCGGTAAGTTTCACATTCATCAGTGAGGTCAGCTCGAACACATTTAACTTCCCCTAACTCAGGTCTAACAGGCTTAGTAGTCGTAATGAACCCCAGGGCTTTATAACCTTCAGGTGGTTGAGGTAACCAGAAGTAACCGGATCGATCGAAATTTTCTTCAGTTCCATCATTAGAACTCCAGACTAACGTGTAATCAAGGGGACTCTGAAGCGCAGGCAAACAAGGATCTCCACTGCAATGATCTCCTGCCTCAGGTTTAGCCACTTCCCGAGCAACAAGCACAAACCCTCGTAGAGGCTTGTTGTTAGATTGGCAGTAGTGGCCAAGGCTGAAAAATCCATCAGGCACCCCCCTTGGCTTATAAAAGCTAACACCCTGTTTCCGATCTTGTGACAGATTACAACCCCAGACAAAGTCAAACTTGCTGATTTTATGAACCTCCAATTCCCCTAGTTTAATTGTTCCACTAGCGAATCCTGTACCAGAACATTCTAAGACAGtggaaaaaagaggaaaaaaagaaaactagCATTAGAGGTGTTATTCTcttaattattgttttcaagAAAGGAATTAATATAGGTTTGCATGCAATCTGCTAACATTCTAACAGTTTATTGGGGTACGGTGCTGATTCGACAACCCATAAACAGACACATCACGTCAAATGACTGAGAAAACTAATGCACGTCCAAGAACCTAGACAATCTTCTccaaggaaaagaaggtaattGAATAACAAAATTTTACATTCACCCCCCAAGAGTCATTTGATCATAATGAAAACTTAGAAGCTGAACGAGTAACTCATTTGAGACATGAAATAACTAGCTTTGGTCTCAAATAACAACAAAGAATTCTAAACTATCCAATACAAACTTATCCCAACTCTTGAGAATTTCATTTAGTGGATTCAACTTGAAAATTGTGACTTCCAAGTTTCGTGATAACGGATCCAGCAAATTGCCAAATCAGACTACTAAGTTATTTTAAATCTTCTTCGTATGGCAAAACACAACTTAGATAAGAATGAAAGTACAACATAGAGAACGCGGAagagaggaaaattgaagagaaaCTTAATCAGTTGAACAACAAATTGTCAGGAAACAACCTCCTGCTTTAATATATGGAAGTTAATCATGAAGGaaactaaggtaaatcttgaaACCAGTATTACATAAGATTTTACTGATCAAAAAAAGTATGTGGAACTTTCAGAAAGTATTCATATTTCAGAAACTTGTGCTAATTTCATTTTCTTGTAGAACAAATTAACATCTGGAACTTGTGCCTATCAATCAAAAAAAACTACAGCAGCATCTTCCCAGACTAGTGTACTTCATTAACTACTCTAGGTATTGAAATTTGTAGAGACTAAGAGTCCTTGTAAGAAGGGGCAAATAGAACTAAAAGCATGAAAGAGTGGCAAAAGAGAAACTACCAGTTAAGAATGTTTCACACCCAATAACATGCTTGGAAACCACAACAACGATTAGAAAATCTTTTCCTTGCAGTGCTAAAAGAATCAGCCGTGCAAAGCAGTAGCATAcattcttctctctttttttagaAATACTCATTTTAAAATTGATCACTGTCAGTCACCAAACCACATTAGAAATGAGAAACTGGTGGAATACTGAACCTATTAGTTCAATCTAAGATAAACTGACAAAGGACCCTAACATAGTCACGGTATTTGGATGAAAAATATTGCAAACATGCCACTATAAGCCCCATTGCGATGGATGTGTATTTTCCAGTTTTACTGGAGACATAGAAGCATTTCAATGTCAATCAGACATTGAGCAAAAAATGAGACACCCTAAGCAGTAGTGGTGGAGtaagaaaaagtaaacacaTGAAGaagtcataaaaaataattttaaccatgtataaacaAGGAAATTTTCCATGGAAGGGGTTTAACCTTGGACCCTTACTAGCTCTGCCCCTGCTCAGCAGTTAtgaataaaaagatattattttcaatgcAAGGGCAAGGCTAGGCACAATACTATAGAAAAGAATGGCAACAGATACAAACCTCACTTGTTAAATCTAATCATCCAAGTGACATTGGCAACAAAAAATGATATTGAGGGGCAGTTAATTGAGTGATTAAAGTGACAATTTGACAACACAATTCAAATAATGACAAAGATCaacagaaaaaataataataaagaaaacaatTCGCATACCTTGAGGCCATTGAGGGATGGGTTCTGGGAGAAGAAACCTATCAGGTTCTCGGTAAGAGAGATCTGAAATTTTGCTCCAGCGGAAGCATATGCATCCAAACATTTTCTTCTCAACTCAATTTCGAAAGGGAAAACTAAGATTTAGCATCTCTATAAGAATAAGAATATCCAATTGTTTGTTCTTTCTGGGAATCAATTCTTGCGTGTTTTCGTAGAATGTGTTGTGGGAAAAATTGTGGACGATGAATGACGACGTCAACTGTTGTTTTCGGCTCATCTCCAACATTcgtttattttcatttttttgtttttacctAAGTCCTGATTAAAATCAAATTCTGCATTATGGGGTCTATGGAGATCAACTTCTTAACGTGATTGGACACAACGTGATGGAGCAAATTTCTACCTTTTCCATAGGTGACAAAAAgtaattcaacaaaaaaaaattattgtacaTGTAAtatatcaatattgtataaatagtcaTGCAATATAtcgacatatatatatatatatatatatatatatatatatatatatatgcattatttatacaatacatatatattatataaatagattatataatgtatcaatattgtataagtGTGTATGAACGTGTATTTATtacatatagtgtatgtatcGATATTGTACAATAAAAATGGCTGCTTTTATATAATGTACAATAAAAAAAGTCATTAGAAGTATATACTGACTATACACTATACATtgtcaaaagtcatagaaagtatacactAACTATACAATTTAATACACTGACTATATAGTTTAAATATACATGAGGTATACACTGACTACACATAAAGTATACATTGACAAATTCAATCtcgatcaactcaaaatcacctCCAAATAGTTACTATGATCCTCTCGATGTTTCGActcttttgatatataatttgcTCTTGAAATGTGAATGCTAATCCGATGGTGATTCAGTTTTGGCCAAAAGAGTCTATAAATATTGTTTAGtctcagtttttcataaagtcacctcagttgatcttgtagatctTGATATGATCgatttcgatgttattcttggtatggattggattcatgcatgttatgcttctattgattttaGAACTCatatggttaagtttcagtcTCCTAATAAGtcaatcctagaatggaaaggtagtaattccgtgtttaaaggtcaattcatct
This DNA window, taken from Solanum dulcamara chromosome 3, daSolDulc1.2, whole genome shotgun sequence, encodes the following:
- the LOC129882711 gene encoding hypothetical protein At1g04090-like; the encoded protein is MFGCICFRWSKISDLSYREPDRFLLPEPIPQWPQECSGTGFASGTIKLGELEVHKISKFDFVWGCNLSQDRKQGVSFYKPRGVPDGFFSLGHYCQSNNKPLRGFVLVAREVAKPEAGDHCSGDPCLPALQSPLDYTLVWSSNDGTEENFDRSGYFWLPQPPEGYKALGFITTTKPVRPELGEVKCVRADLTDECETYRLILKTSSVLSEVLAIWSVRPRHRGMHGKGISVGTFFCSSYWSTGQELNIACLKNFDTSLQAMPNLDQIHASIRHYGPTLFFHPDESYLPSSVQWFIDNGAMLYTRGDSVAKPIEHGGSNLPCGGTNDGQCWIDLPSDVRRDIVMFGNLQSAKVYVHVKPALGGTFTDLAMWIFCPFNGPATLKVGVVNVPLSKVGQHVGDWEHFTLRVSNFTGELWSIYFSQHSGGEWVDAYDLEFIAGNKAIVYSSKSGHASFPHPGTYIQGSSKLGIGIRNDVARSDLYIDSSTQYEIMAAEYLRHEAVSEPCWLQYMREWGPTIIYDSRKELEKIVNRLPMMVRNSVQSIFDKLPMELFKEEGPTGPKEKNNWFGDERW